A stretch of Ipomoea triloba cultivar NCNSP0323 chromosome 13, ASM357664v1 DNA encodes these proteins:
- the LOC116002268 gene encoding uncharacterized protein LOC116002268, whose protein sequence is MANLRLIALCNVTYKIVTKAIANRLKPIMNHMISENQSAFVLGRLITDNIMVAFEMQHFLKWKTQGMIGYAELKLDISKAYDIIECSLLRAIVLKLGFAEKWVNLVLHCISMVEYFVLNQGEEIGPIYPKRVLRQGDPISPYLFLLVAKSFSALLREFDRGKNCML, encoded by the coding sequence ATGGCTAACTTAAGACTCATTGCACTATGCAATGTGACCTACAAAATAGTCACTAAAGCTATTGCCAATAGACTCAAACCAATCATGAACCATATGATCTCTGAAAATCAGAGCGCCTTTGTCTTGGGAAGGCTCATTACGGATAATATTATGGTGGCATTTGAGATGCAACATTTTCTGAAATGGAAAACCCAAGGAATGATAGGTTATGCCGAGCTCAAGCTTGATATAAGCAAGGCATACGATATAATTGAGTGTTCCTTACTCCGTGCTATCGTGCTTAAGCTCGGTTTTGCTGAAAAGTGGGTCAATCTTGTTTTACATTGTATCTCAATGGTGGAGTATTTTGTCTTAAATCAAGGGGAGGAAATTGGTCCTATCTATCCTAAGAGGGTTCTTCGTCAGGGTGATCCCATTTCCCCTTATTTGTTCCTACTTGTAGCTAAAAGCTTTAGTGCTTTGTTGAGAGAGTTTgacagggggaaaaactgcatGTTATAG
- the LOC116001762 gene encoding uncharacterized protein LOC116001762 yields MAVLSPLLSSSSLQYTFPSLSSLSPKPTLTLTLAPYRYRSRLILSQVSHHHQPPPVVIDRSLLNVSEAKSESELWAAASLRVRTFYVSHNDSINIEEHKKYLAEREFEALKERIAGKRLGFGRVSCINATVPLSQVSSVSLDLCTSYKCPDNMENRVVIGSLDLNQCISLPDEIVGMKPKGIGADFARAYLSNVCVAKELRRNGLGYALIAQARMVAEEWGISDLYVHVAIDNEPALNLYKKCGFVYESEEPAWQARFLDRPRRLLLWMGLPVPYDFVLHK; encoded by the exons ATGGCCGTCCTTTCTCCATTACTATCCTCTTCTTCACTCCAATATACCTTCCcctctctttcttctctttcCCCCAAGCCCACCCTCACCCTCACCCTCGCCCCCTATCGCTACCGCTCTCGCCTTATCCTCTCTCAGGTCTCCCACCACCACCAACCGCCGCCCGTTGTAATCGACAGGTCTTTGCTCAATGTCTCAGAAGCCAAATCCGAGAGTGAGCTATGGGCTGCTGCTTCTCTTCGCGTACGGACTTTCTATGTCTCCCACAATGACTCTATCAACATCGAG GAACATAAAAAGTACTTGGCTGAACGTGAATTTGAAGCATTGAAGGAGCGCATTGCAGGGAAAAGGTTGGGTTTTGGAAGAGTTTCCTGCATCAATGCCACTGTACCTTTATCTCAAGTGTCAAGTGTTTCGCTTGATTTATGTACATCATACAAA TGTCCAGATAATATGGAAAATAGAGTAGTCATTGGGTCTCTAGATCTCAACCAGTGCATCAGCCTTCCAGATGAAATAGTAGGAATGAAACCTAAG GGAATTGGAGCTGATTTTGCAAGAGCATACCTTAGTAATGTATGTGTTGCTAAAGAACTGCGTAGAAATGGGTTGGGCTATGCACTCATTGCACAGGCAAGGATGGTTGCTGAAGAGTGGG GAATAAGTGATTTGTATGTGCATGTTGCCATCGACAATGAGCCTGCACTTAACCTCTACAAGAAATGTGGTTTCGTTTACGAGAGCGAGGAACCTGCGTGGCAAGCCAGGTTCTTAGATCGGCCCCGGAGGCTTCTTTTGTGGATGGGCCTCCCTGTTCCCTATGACTT TGTGCTCCACAAGTAA